One window of the Parasphingopyxis algicola genome contains the following:
- a CDS encoding ParB/RepB/Spo0J family partition protein: protein MRRIHPSKVQGVTVIQLNHIPLDHLKVSPLNMRHSRRKPKVDDILPSIRQRGIIQPLLVKPNGKPDHYDIYAGRRRFFAMKAIAKEGDSNPVLPCLVLDKNDDADAVEASILENTARVEPDEMEQFEAFKKLADKGRSVAEIADTFGVTELMVKRRLALANLLPAIRKAYAAEEIDGRTITALTMATKSQQEEWLALFQSEDDYAPCGHQLKAWLCGGEHITADKALFAIDDYPGEILADLFGQNGAFADIGLFWEHQNAAIAALAQGYTDKGWADCIVLDRGRYFDRWNHIKTPKKEGGKVFIEVRGSGEVTAHEGYLSDQEVRRRERAAAKGDGEAKPVKPEMTGPMTDYIDLHRHAAARATLLGHPGVALRLAVAHMIVGSRLWRIEAEPQSTRKEATRESVAVSRAEAAFAKERAELAELLSLDADTGTIVRNNGDDWRLASIFARLLLLDDGTVLRILTFAMAESLEAGTATVEALGEAIPIDMAGYWTPDEAFFTLLRDKQIVNAMLGEIAGQQVADANVSATAKVQKGIIGDVLAGEGNRTPNADWRPRWAAFPPGCYRDEAGCAPAANHRRIADLFAEAED from the coding sequence ATGCGGCGCATCCACCCCAGCAAAGTCCAAGGAGTAACCGTCATACAACTCAATCATATACCGCTCGATCATTTGAAGGTTTCGCCGCTCAATATGCGGCACTCGCGCCGCAAGCCGAAGGTCGATGACATATTGCCGTCTATCCGCCAGCGCGGCATCATCCAGCCGCTCTTGGTCAAGCCCAATGGCAAGCCCGACCATTACGACATCTATGCCGGACGGCGGCGCTTCTTCGCGATGAAGGCCATCGCCAAGGAGGGCGACAGCAATCCCGTCCTGCCCTGTCTCGTGCTCGACAAGAATGACGATGCCGATGCGGTCGAGGCGTCTATCTTGGAGAACACCGCGCGGGTCGAACCCGACGAAATGGAGCAGTTCGAGGCGTTCAAGAAGCTTGCCGACAAGGGCCGCAGCGTCGCCGAGATCGCCGACACGTTCGGCGTGACCGAATTGATGGTGAAGCGGCGGCTGGCCTTGGCGAACCTTCTGCCAGCGATCCGCAAAGCCTATGCCGCCGAAGAAATCGACGGGCGCACAATCACCGCGCTGACCATGGCGACCAAAAGCCAGCAGGAAGAATGGCTGGCGCTGTTCCAGTCGGAGGACGATTATGCGCCGTGCGGGCATCAGTTGAAGGCATGGCTGTGCGGCGGCGAGCATATCACCGCCGACAAGGCGCTATTCGCTATCGACGATTATCCGGGTGAAATCCTCGCCGACCTGTTCGGCCAGAATGGCGCTTTCGCCGATATCGGGCTGTTCTGGGAACATCAGAACGCCGCCATTGCCGCGCTCGCGCAGGGCTACACCGACAAGGGCTGGGCCGATTGCATCGTGCTTGACCGGGGCCGGTATTTCGACCGCTGGAATCATATCAAGACGCCCAAGAAGGAGGGCGGCAAGGTCTTTATCGAGGTTCGCGGCAGCGGCGAGGTGACGGCCCATGAAGGCTATCTCTCCGATCAGGAGGTGCGCCGTCGGGAACGCGCCGCCGCCAAGGGCGATGGCGAAGCCAAGCCCGTCAAGCCCGAAATGACCGGCCCGATGACCGACTATATCGACTTGCATCGTCATGCGGCGGCGCGGGCGACATTGCTCGGCCATCCGGGCGTCGCGCTTCGGCTTGCGGTCGCGCATATGATCGTCGGGTCGCGGCTGTGGCGCATCGAGGCCGAACCGCAATCGACCCGCAAGGAAGCGACGCGCGAAAGCGTGGCCGTGTCGAGGGCCGAAGCCGCGTTCGCCAAGGAGCGCGCCGAGCTCGCGGAGCTTCTCAGTTTGGATGCCGACACCGGCACCATCGTGCGCAACAATGGCGACGACTGGCGGCTTGCGTCGATATTCGCGCGGCTGTTGCTGCTCGACGACGGCACCGTGCTGCGCATCCTGACCTTCGCTATGGCCGAGAGTCTGGAGGCCGGAACCGCGACGGTCGAGGCGCTCGGCGAAGCCATCCCTATCGATATGGCGGGCTATTGGACGCCGGACGAGGCGTTCTTTACGCTCTTGCGCGACAAGCAGATCGTCAATGCGATGCTCGGCGAGATCGCCGGGCAGCAGGTCGCCGACGCCAATGTCAGCGCCACCGCCAAGGTGCAGAAGGGCATTATCGGCGATGTGCTGGCGGGGGAAGGCAACCGGACCCCCAACGCCGACTGGCGTCCGCGCTGGGCGGCGTTTCCGCCCGGCTGCTATCGCGACGAGGCGGGTTGTGCACCCGCCGCCAATCATCGGCGGATCGCGGACCTGTTCGCCGAGGCCGAAGACTGA
- a CDS encoding DUF736 domain-containing protein, which yields MAQALGYVTKTDTGFEGTLATMSLKKRINIVENTAKETDAQPDFRVYTEDRVEIGGGWNRVGRNSGNAYVSLTLSAPEFGPQRIYANLGRAAGQDDPDCLAILWNPVS from the coding sequence ATGGCACAAGCACTTGGATATGTGACGAAGACCGATACCGGGTTCGAAGGCACGCTCGCGACGATGAGCCTTAAAAAGCGCATCAACATCGTCGAGAACACGGCCAAGGAAACCGACGCCCAGCCCGATTTCCGGGTCTATACCGAAGACCGGGTTGAGATCGGCGGCGGCTGGAACCGGGTCGGGCGCAACAGCGGCAACGCTTACGTGTCGCTGACCCTCTCGGCTCCGGAATTCGGGCCGCAGCGGATCTACGCCAATCTCGGCCGCGCCGCCGGGCAGGACGATCCCGATTGTCTCGCGATCCTCTGGAACCCGGTGAGTTGA
- a CDS encoding conjugal transfer protein TraD: MKRRERTRRLIELGGLVSKAGLIELTDDDRAVLYGAFLAVAGKLSGEQREQAITLWRRRGKRAFKAEAEKAKRNEVTR, from the coding sequence GTGAAGCGCCGCGAGCGCACGCGCCGCCTGATCGAGCTGGGCGGGCTGGTCAGCAAGGCGGGTCTCATTGAGCTGACCGATGACGATCGCGCCGTGCTCTATGGGGCGTTCCTTGCGGTCGCCGGCAAGCTGTCCGGCGAACAGCGTGAGCAGGCGATTACGCTCTGGCGGCGAAGGGGTAAGCGGGCGTTCAAGGCGGAAGCGGAGAAAGCAAAACGCAACGAGGTGACGCGCTAA
- a CDS encoding conjugal transfer protein TraD: MAAYHLRYKSNVGTTYKRALTRNFLVRDQVVPRGPGDIAAKNGCVIYARRITQNKEIIMRKPRDFDAELQALQDKTKALKATKTRQLGELVTATGADAIGIETLAGALLDASDTTDSATKEAWRKRGAAFFTGKRPNAARKSGGDAGGAAPGAGGPASC; encoded by the coding sequence ATGGCGGCATACCATCTACGCTACAAAAGCAACGTCGGCACGACGTATAAGCGCGCCCTCACCAGAAATTTTCTTGTTCGGGACCAGGTGGTCCCACGCGGTCCCGGCGACATTGCAGCCAAAAACGGCTGCGTCATTTATGCTCGGCGCATCACGCAAAACAAGGAGATAATCATGCGCAAACCGCGCGACTTCGATGCCGAGCTTCAGGCGCTGCAGGACAAGACCAAAGCGCTCAAGGCAACCAAGACCCGCCAGCTCGGCGAGCTGGTGACCGCGACCGGCGCCGACGCGATCGGCATCGAGACGCTGGCCGGCGCTCTGCTTGATGCGAGCGATACCACCGACAGCGCGACGAAGGAGGCGTGGCGCAAACGCGGCGCCGCGTTTTTTACAGGCAAAAGGCCGAACGCTGCGCGCAAGTCTGGCGGCGACGCTGGCGGCGCTGCGCCGGGCGCGGGCGGCCCGGCATCGTGTTGA